From Candidatus Acidiferrales bacterium, the proteins below share one genomic window:
- a CDS encoding tetratricopeptide repeat protein has translation MRSILARYEDNPRALYGMAVMATLNKDAEQAKEYFQRTLQRAREPRLLAWSHIYLGRIYDMEDRRELALSEYRAALAAGDPSEAVRSAAHRGLEKPFRPPKPAVPGSATPESE, from the coding sequence TGAAGACAACCCGCGCGCCCTTTATGGTATGGCCGTCATGGCAACCCTCAACAAGGATGCCGAACAGGCCAAAGAATATTTCCAGCGCACTTTGCAGCGCGCCCGCGAACCGCGTCTGCTGGCGTGGTCGCACATCTATCTTGGACGCATCTATGATATGGAAGATCGCCGTGAATTGGCGCTGAGCGAGTACAGGGCAGCGCTCGCCGCTGGCGACCCTTCCGAGGCGGTGCGCTCCGCCGCCCATCGAGGATTGGAGAAACCCTTCCGCCCGCCCAAACCAGCCGTACCCGGTTCGGCGACGCCAGAATCGGAGTGA
- the rnc gene encoding ribonuclease III codes for MAEELFEELEVLLGYAFRDRQLLARALTHSSHPKDAQPGMAAFDNEQLEFLGDAILGFVVSQRLVERFPEFSEGRLSKMKANLVSAHSLAGVAERLSLGRFLRLGRGEEKTGGRTKRALLVDAVEAVIAALYLDGGLGAATGFLGKFLLEERILNDAERLAAADHKSALQEWLQARGMPTVHYAVIAERGPEHQKTFTVQVEWRGRVLARAEGASKKVAEQAAARLTLEMLRGHEITIEKGS; via the coding sequence ATGGCCGAGGAGCTATTCGAAGAGCTTGAAGTGCTGCTCGGATACGCGTTTCGCGACCGGCAGTTGCTCGCCCGAGCCCTGACTCACAGTTCTCATCCCAAGGATGCTCAGCCGGGCATGGCGGCATTTGACAACGAGCAGCTCGAATTTCTCGGGGATGCCATTCTTGGATTTGTCGTCAGCCAGCGGCTGGTGGAGCGCTTCCCCGAATTCAGCGAAGGACGGCTGTCCAAGATGAAAGCCAACCTGGTGAGCGCCCATTCGCTGGCGGGGGTGGCCGAGCGGCTGTCTCTCGGGCGCTTTCTCCGGCTGGGTCGTGGAGAAGAAAAGACCGGCGGTCGGACAAAACGGGCGCTGCTGGTCGATGCGGTGGAAGCCGTCATCGCCGCCCTCTACCTCGATGGTGGTCTCGGAGCGGCCACCGGTTTCTTGGGCAAGTTCTTGCTCGAGGAAAGGATCCTCAACGATGCCGAGCGGCTGGCAGCCGCCGATCACAAGTCAGCGCTCCAGGAGTGGCTGCAAGCGCGGGGGATGCCTACCGTCCACTACGCGGTGATCGCCGAGCGCGGGCCCGAGCACCAGAAGACATTCACCGTGCAGGTGGAATGGCGCGGGCGCGTCCTGGCGCGAGCCGAAGGCGCCAGCAAGAAGGTGGCCGAACAAGCCGCCGCACGCTTGACGCTTGAGATGCTTCGCGGGCATGAGATCACGATCGAAAAGGGAAGTTGA
- the lepB gene encoding signal peptidase I: MAEQERKPSTVREYVDSILVTIILALFATGFVVQAFEIPSRSMEPNLLIGDHLLVNKFIYGGRGGIFDKFLPYRAVRRGDIIVFKAPHEPTHPHFVKRAIGLPGDRLKIVGGQVFINGKALSEPYARHSNPGSDPYGDNFPPSASSPGFFTGNITEGWARTLVHYTYDDELVIPPGKYFAMGDNRDSSLDSRYWGFVDRENIMGRPILIYWSFEANESDYSQRGLGRRLLNLVKIIFEFPARTRWNRMFHFVR, from the coding sequence ATGGCCGAACAGGAGCGTAAACCTTCGACGGTGCGCGAGTATGTGGATTCGATCCTCGTCACCATCATCCTGGCGTTGTTTGCCACCGGCTTTGTCGTGCAAGCGTTTGAGATCCCTTCGCGCTCCATGGAACCAAACTTGTTGATTGGCGACCACCTTCTGGTGAACAAGTTCATCTATGGTGGCCGGGGCGGAATCTTCGATAAATTTTTACCCTATCGAGCGGTGCGGCGCGGGGATATCATTGTTTTCAAAGCGCCCCACGAGCCGACTCACCCTCATTTCGTCAAGCGCGCGATCGGTTTGCCGGGCGACCGCCTCAAGATTGTGGGTGGACAGGTCTTCATCAATGGCAAGGCGTTAAGCGAGCCTTACGCCCGCCACTCCAACCCGGGCAGCGACCCTTACGGCGACAACTTCCCGCCCTCGGCCAGTTCGCCCGGGTTTTTCACAGGCAATATCACCGAGGGGTGGGCGCGAACCTTGGTCCATTACACTTATGACGATGAGCTGGTGATTCCCCCTGGAAAATATTTCGCCATGGGGGATAACCGGGACTCGAGTCTGGACAGCCGCTACTGGGGTTTCGTGGACCGTGAGAACATCATGGGGCGCCCCATTCTCATCTACTGGTCGTTTGAGGCAAACGAAAGCGACTACAGCCAGCGGGGTCTCGGTCGCCGCCTCCTCAACCTGGTCAAAATCATCTTCGAGTTTCCGGCCCGCACCCGCTGGAATCGGATGTTCCATTTTGTCCGCTGA